The following proteins are encoded in a genomic region of Aquifex aeolicus VF5:
- the mqnE gene encoding aminofutalosine synthase MqnE: MELQVETVFQTVRDKEFLRIADKVLNEKRINQEEALYLYRSNELTALGLLAEYINRKKNGMYAYFIVNRQINPTNVCMYQCDFCAFGVKKSDPKAYEMSMEEILKKVEELYLMGGREVHIVGGIPSYWDYDKYVSIVREIKKRFPEIIIKAWTAVEIHHMAKISGKSYEEVLSELKEAGLDALPGGGAEIFSERVRKIIAPYKANAEEYLEVHRVAHKLGIPSNATMLYGHVETLEERVEHMEMLRRLQDETGGFQVFIPLAYWPEGTRLGGTRTSSVDDLKTIAISRIYLDNFDHIKAYWVTLGEKVAQVALNFGADDLDGTIQEEKIVHAAGTKSAYGHSVDKLVNLIKKAGKTPAERDTFYRVVRVYD, from the coding sequence ATGGAACTCCAGGTGGAGACGGTCTTTCAAACGGTTAGAGATAAAGAGTTTTTAAGGATAGCGGATAAAGTTTTAAACGAAAAGCGTATAAATCAGGAAGAAGCTTTATACCTTTACAGGAGCAATGAGCTTACCGCCCTCGGACTGCTTGCGGAATACATAAACAGGAAGAAAAACGGAATGTATGCCTACTTTATAGTGAACAGACAGATAAATCCCACAAATGTATGCATGTATCAGTGCGACTTTTGCGCCTTCGGAGTTAAGAAGTCGGATCCCAAAGCCTACGAGATGAGTATGGAAGAAATACTGAAAAAAGTGGAAGAGCTTTACCTCATGGGAGGCAGGGAAGTTCACATAGTAGGAGGGATACCTTCTTACTGGGATTACGATAAGTACGTAAGTATAGTAAGGGAAATTAAAAAGCGTTTTCCCGAGATAATAATAAAGGCTTGGACCGCGGTTGAGATACACCACATGGCGAAAATCTCCGGAAAGTCCTACGAAGAAGTTCTGAGTGAATTAAAAGAAGCGGGACTTGACGCTCTTCCGGGGGGCGGTGCGGAAATATTCTCGGAAAGGGTGAGGAAGATAATAGCTCCTTACAAGGCAAACGCGGAAGAGTACTTAGAAGTTCACAGAGTTGCTCACAAACTCGGGATTCCCAGTAACGCAACGATGCTTTACGGACATGTGGAAACACTTGAGGAAAGGGTAGAACACATGGAGATGCTGAGAAGACTTCAGGACGAAACGGGAGGCTTTCAGGTGTTCATACCTCTCGCTTACTGGCCTGAAGGGACGAGGCTCGGCGGAACGAGAACCTCTTCCGTAGACGACCTGAAAACTATAGCTATATCGAGGATTTACCTTGATAACTTTGATCATATAAAAGCTTACTGGGTTACCTTGGGTGAAAAAGTAGCACAGGTTGCCCTGAACTTCGGTGCGGATGATCTGGACGGCACGATACAGGAGGAAAAAATAGTACACGCTGCAGGAACCAAATCCGCTTACGGGCACTCCGTGGACAAACTCGTGAACCTCATAAAGAAAGCGGGTAAAACTCCCGCTGAAAGGGATACCTTCTAC